Proteins encoded within one genomic window of Enterococcus haemoperoxidus ATCC BAA-382:
- the pepT gene encoding peptidase T, protein MTGLLERFIRYVKVNTRSDAASQTVPTTPGQVDFARIIEKELVEIGLSDIHYNEKNGFLTAVLPATTNKNVPTIGFIAHLDTADYNAENIQPNIFSNYDGQDVVLNEKLGIIMEIEEFSNLKDYIGQTLITTDGTTLLGADDKAGIVEILDAVEYLLAHPEIPHGKVLLAFGPDEEIGRGADRFDAANFPAAFAYTIDSGRVGCFEYETFNAAQAVITIEGTSVHPGTAYGTMVNAIKLGENIDAQLPKAEVPEKTRGHEGFYLLTKFIGSLDHAELTYIIRDHDKELFKKRKEQLAEIVSELNSSFDKERITIDFLDQYYNMKEIIEKDMTPVELAVKAMENLGIKPDIQPFRGGTDGSKISFMGIPTPNLFTGGENFHGQYEFITLESMELAAKTIVEIIKENTDSSKT, encoded by the coding sequence ATGACTGGATTATTAGAACGATTTATCCGATATGTCAAAGTGAATACTCGCTCTGATGCAGCGAGTCAAACAGTTCCAACGACACCAGGGCAAGTGGACTTTGCAAGAATCATTGAAAAAGAATTAGTTGAAATTGGACTTTCTGACATTCATTACAATGAAAAAAATGGTTTTTTAACGGCTGTTTTACCTGCAACAACAAACAAGAATGTACCAACGATCGGGTTTATTGCTCATTTGGATACAGCAGATTACAATGCTGAGAATATTCAACCCAACATTTTTTCAAACTATGACGGTCAAGATGTTGTACTGAATGAAAAACTGGGAATCATCATGGAGATTGAAGAGTTTTCAAATCTAAAAGATTACATCGGTCAAACCTTGATCACAACAGATGGAACAACTCTTTTAGGAGCGGATGATAAAGCTGGAATTGTAGAAATTTTAGATGCAGTTGAGTATTTATTGGCACACCCTGAAATTCCTCATGGGAAAGTATTACTTGCGTTTGGTCCTGACGAAGAAATCGGACGTGGGGCAGACCGTTTTGATGCAGCTAATTTTCCAGCAGCCTTTGCTTATACGATAGATAGCGGAAGAGTGGGCTGTTTTGAATATGAAACGTTTAATGCGGCACAAGCTGTGATCACGATCGAAGGTACCAGTGTCCATCCTGGTACGGCTTATGGCACAATGGTCAACGCAATCAAATTGGGTGAGAATATAGATGCCCAATTACCGAAAGCAGAAGTTCCTGAAAAAACGCGTGGGCATGAAGGTTTTTATTTGTTGACGAAATTTATTGGTAGTTTGGATCATGCTGAGTTGACGTATATTATTCGAGATCATGACAAAGAACTGTTCAAAAAGAGAAAAGAACAACTTGCAGAGATCGTTAGCGAATTAAACAGCTCATTTGACAAAGAACGAATCACGATCGATTTTCTAGATCAATACTACAACATGAAAGAAATCATCGAAAAAGATATGACACCTGTAGAACTTGCTGTTAAAGCAATGGAAAATCTTGGCATCAAACCGGATATCCAACCTTTTCGTGGTGGAACGGATGGCTCAAAAATCTCTTTTATGGGTATTCCAACTCCTAATTTATTTACAGGTGGCGAAAATTTTCATGGGCAATATGAGTTTATCACGTTAGAGTCAATGGAATTAGCAGCAAAAACAATTGTAGAAATCATTAAAGAAAATACTGATTCATCAAAAACTTGA
- a CDS encoding peptide ABC transporter substrate-binding protein → MKKKLLVVSAVLTGLILTACGGNDKKETTKSEDGTIAASQKIKISSPAPISTLDTTQTMDKNTFTIVQHLFEGLYRFDDDSTPIPGLAEKVDISEDGLTYKFTLKEDIKWSNGEPITAQDFLYSWKKLVTPATIGPNAYLLDNVKNSKAIRNGEKSVDEIGLSAPSDKEFDVVLEQAQPSFLAVVSIGWLAPQNQAYVEKQGKEYAADSDHLIYSGPFILTDWDASSDTWTLKKNPEYYDADKVKLEEVKVNTIKEENTGINLYQSNELDLTRISGQYVQQYSDDAGYVTHSDVANNYLDFNKKEGTALANTHLRKAIAQTIDKDALTKSVLNDGSKPLNGLIPSDLYKNPETSEDFRKFSGDHLVHDVKKAQVEWEKAKADLGDNIKLSLLVSDDDNGKKISEYIQSQLQENLKGLEITINAQPKNNLLQTRKDKNYELSLSGWIAGSSDLDSYFNLYAGESAYNYGSYKNADYDKLVTDARTVNANTPDKQFDDYKKAEDILLDQGAAQVPLYQSASNYLINPKIKGISYHLYGDYFNLRTAYLEE, encoded by the coding sequence ATGAAGAAAAAATTATTAGTCGTAAGTGCAGTACTAACGGGATTAATTCTAACCGCATGCGGGGGCAACGACAAAAAAGAAACAACTAAAAGCGAAGACGGGACAATCGCAGCAAGTCAAAAAATTAAAATCAGCTCACCAGCACCGATCTCAACTTTAGATACAACACAAACAATGGACAAAAATACTTTCACGATCGTTCAACATCTTTTTGAAGGGCTATATCGTTTTGATGATGATAGTACACCGATTCCCGGTTTAGCAGAAAAAGTAGATATCAGTGAAGATGGTTTAACGTATAAATTTACACTGAAAGAGGATATAAAATGGAGCAATGGCGAACCAATCACAGCGCAAGATTTCCTATATTCATGGAAAAAACTTGTAACACCAGCAACGATTGGCCCAAATGCTTACCTGTTAGACAATGTAAAAAACAGTAAAGCAATTCGTAATGGTGAGAAATCTGTTGACGAGATTGGTCTTTCAGCGCCAAGCGATAAAGAATTTGACGTCGTATTAGAACAGGCGCAACCCTCATTTTTAGCAGTTGTTTCAATTGGATGGTTAGCTCCGCAAAATCAAGCTTATGTTGAGAAACAAGGAAAAGAGTACGCAGCAGACAGCGATCATTTGATTTACAGTGGACCATTTATCTTAACAGATTGGGATGCATCATCTGATACATGGACACTAAAGAAAAATCCTGAATACTATGATGCTGATAAAGTAAAATTAGAAGAAGTTAAAGTGAATACAATCAAAGAAGAAAATACAGGAATCAATTTATATCAATCAAATGAATTAGATTTAACTCGAATCAGTGGTCAATATGTGCAACAATATAGCGACGATGCGGGGTATGTAACGCATTCAGATGTAGCCAATAATTATTTAGATTTCAATAAAAAAGAAGGCACAGCGCTTGCAAATACTCACTTACGAAAAGCGATTGCTCAAACTATCGATAAAGATGCATTAACGAAAAGTGTGCTGAATGATGGCTCAAAACCATTAAATGGTTTGATTCCGAGCGACTTATACAAAAATCCTGAAACCTCTGAAGACTTTAGAAAATTTAGCGGTGATCATTTGGTTCATGACGTAAAAAAAGCGCAAGTTGAGTGGGAAAAAGCCAAAGCGGATTTAGGGGATAATATTAAGTTGTCACTATTGGTTTCTGATGATGATAACGGAAAGAAAATATCTGAATATATCCAAAGCCAATTACAAGAAAACTTAAAAGGCTTAGAAATCACGATTAATGCGCAGCCAAAAAATAATCTATTGCAAACACGTAAAGATAAAAACTATGAACTTTCATTATCTGGCTGGATCGCGGGTAGCAGTGATTTAGATTCTTATTTTAACTTATATGCTGGAGAGTCTGCGTATAATTATGGTTCATACAAAAACGCTGACTATGATAAGTTGGTTACGGACGCCCGTACAGTCAATGCAAATACACCAGACAAGCAATTTGATGATTATAAAAAAGCGGAAGATATTTTATTAGATCAAGGTGCCGCGCAAGTGCCACTGTATCAAAGTGCGTCTAACTATTTGATCAATCCGAAAATTAAAGGGATCAGTTATCACTTATATGGTGACTATTTCAATCTGAGAACAGCTTATCTAGAGGAGTAG
- a CDS encoding MucBP domain-containing protein, whose protein sequence is MKKNKRFASLALVTLLAPTLLNAQYAFAEEAPSVPSEQQEVVPEKEQPEAEKEVEPEKQPETEAKPETPVEETKPESKPEKDPSKEEAKPEAEKETKEKEQPKEDKAATTVTVMISLIDQTTGTTQVIPIAGEVGTTKNIGLPLEAGRYEFVSTSDGLAIPIVDETGQLGLQLTFPNSNTGIHNISVTVRQLAGIVGGNVFVLHLDDLGNELTEALTVLNGFIGENYTTVAQNIPGYTLVNTPLNNNGSYTETEQTVIYRYDRVQTTVSVICVDENGEPLGEVVSQVGKFKDTFTITAPEVPGYEYLGISQATYSNPSTTFSGSYGLEDQHFVATYRKIVEVPATPAAPTPSIQTATIPNLLEQVPVKTELLNNKQSKKDHKKLPETGEAETSSLVASIGLTIIAGVYFTKKKREDQFSL, encoded by the coding sequence ATGAAAAAAAACAAAAGATTTGCTAGTTTAGCGTTGGTTACTTTACTAGCGCCAACATTATTGAATGCACAATATGCATTCGCTGAAGAAGCTCCGTCAGTTCCTTCAGAGCAACAAGAGGTCGTTCCAGAAAAAGAACAGCCTGAAGCTGAAAAAGAAGTTGAACCTGAAAAACAACCAGAAACAGAGGCTAAACCTGAAACACCTGTAGAGGAAACTAAGCCTGAAAGCAAACCAGAAAAAGACCCTTCAAAAGAAGAGGCTAAACCTGAAGCTGAAAAAGAAACAAAAGAAAAAGAACAGCCTAAAGAAGACAAAGCTGCTACAACTGTAACTGTAATGATCAGCCTTATTGATCAAACAACAGGTACAACCCAAGTTATACCTATTGCGGGTGAAGTTGGTACAACTAAAAATATTGGTCTACCTTTAGAAGCTGGACGATATGAATTTGTATCTACCTCAGATGGATTGGCAATTCCTATTGTTGATGAAACAGGTCAATTAGGTTTACAGCTGACATTCCCAAACTCTAATACAGGTATTCATAATATTTCTGTCACTGTTAGACAACTAGCTGGCATCGTGGGAGGAAATGTCTTTGTACTTCACCTTGACGATTTAGGCAATGAATTAACAGAAGCGCTAACTGTTTTAAATGGTTTTATTGGTGAAAACTACACAACTGTAGCCCAAAACATTCCTGGTTATACGCTAGTAAATACACCTCTTAACAATAACGGTTCGTATACAGAAACTGAACAGACAGTCATTTATCGCTATGATCGCGTACAAACAACTGTTAGTGTCATTTGTGTTGATGAAAACGGCGAACCTTTAGGTGAAGTCGTTTCCCAAGTTGGTAAGTTTAAGGATACTTTCACTATTACAGCGCCTGAAGTACCTGGTTATGAATATTTAGGTATTTCTCAAGCAACCTATTCGAATCCTTCTACAACATTTAGTGGATCATATGGTTTAGAAGATCAACACTTCGTTGCTACTTATAGAAAAATTGTTGAGGTACCAGCGACTCCCGCTGCCCCAACACCAAGTATCCAAACAGCAACAATTCCTAACCTATTAGAGCAAGTTCCTGTCAAAACAGAACTTCTTAACAATAAGCAATCTAAAAAAGATCATAAAAAATTACCTGAAACTGGTGAGGCTGAAACTAGTTCTTTAGTCGCTTCTATCGGACTAACAATCATTGCAGGTGTCTATTTCACTAAGAAAAAAAGAGAAGATCAATTTAGCTTATAA
- a CDS encoding siderophore ABC transporter substrate-binding protein, translated as MKKKFLAIATVSMIALLTLGACGNNGKKATDGSASKESSSDAATTITVKDSNGSVEVPKNPKKVVVFDNGSLDTIDALGMGDVVVGAPTKNLPKYLESYKKVESAGGIKEPDLEKINQMKPDMIIISGRQQDFQDKLSKIAPTIYLSVDAKDTWNSTKKNIETLAEIFDKKDEAKTKIADLEKEIADVKEKAQASDEKALVVLVNEGQLSAYGTGSRFGIVHDTFGFKQADDAIEASTHGQSVSYEYVLEKNPDILFVVDRTKAIGGDDTNDNVENNELVKQTNAGKNGKVISLQPDVWYLSGGGLESTHLMIEDVAKSLK; from the coding sequence ATGAAAAAGAAATTCTTAGCAATTGCAACTGTTTCTATGATCGCACTCCTTACATTAGGTGCATGTGGTAACAATGGGAAAAAAGCGACAGACGGTTCAGCTTCTAAAGAATCAAGTTCAGATGCAGCAACAACGATCACAGTAAAAGATTCAAACGGCTCGGTAGAAGTGCCTAAAAACCCTAAAAAAGTCGTTGTTTTTGATAATGGATCCCTAGATACAATTGATGCGTTAGGTATGGGGGATGTCGTTGTTGGTGCGCCAACGAAAAACCTACCTAAATATTTAGAAAGCTACAAAAAAGTAGAATCAGCAGGTGGTATCAAAGAACCTGATTTGGAAAAAATCAACCAAATGAAACCAGATATGATCATTATCTCTGGTCGCCAACAAGATTTCCAAGACAAATTAAGCAAAATCGCTCCAACGATTTACCTATCAGTAGATGCTAAGGATACATGGAACTCTACCAAGAAAAATATTGAAACACTAGCTGAAATCTTCGATAAAAAAGACGAAGCGAAGACGAAAATTGCCGATTTAGAAAAAGAAATTGCTGATGTTAAAGAAAAAGCACAAGCAAGTGATGAAAAAGCGCTAGTTGTTTTAGTAAATGAAGGACAACTTTCAGCTTATGGTACGGGTTCTCGCTTCGGTATCGTTCATGATACTTTTGGCTTTAAACAAGCAGATGATGCAATCGAAGCATCAACGCATGGCCAAAGTGTTTCTTATGAATATGTTTTAGAAAAAAATCCAGATATCTTATTCGTTGTTGACCGTACGAAAGCAATCGGTGGCGACGATACGAATGATAATGTAGAAAATAATGAGTTAGTAAAACAAACAAATGCTGGGAAAAATGGTAAAGTTATTTCTTTACAACCTGATGTTTGGTACCTAAGTGGTGGTGGATTAGAGTCTACGCACTTGATGATTGAAGATGTGGCAAAATCACTGAAATAA
- a CDS encoding ABC transporter ATP-binding protein codes for MIEIKNVSKRYGEKIVVSEVQLPITEQKLTAFIGPNGAGKSTLLSMMSHLIPKDTGEIYLDHNEVKTWKQSELSKKLSILKQTNGINLKITVRELVNFGRFPYSKGRLKKEDHEKVEEAMANLGLLELADELIDTLSGGQLQRVYIAMVLAQDTDYILLDEPLNNLDMNFAVQMMQTLRRLVDEFGKTVIIVLHDINFAASYADEIVAMKDGRLFTHGSTDDIIQSEVLNKLYDMNIRICEIEGKRFCMYFN; via the coding sequence ATGATCGAAATCAAAAATGTTTCAAAAAGATATGGTGAAAAGATTGTTGTTTCAGAGGTTCAATTGCCCATTACGGAGCAAAAATTGACAGCTTTTATCGGTCCAAATGGAGCAGGTAAAAGTACGCTGCTTTCGATGATGAGCCACTTGATTCCAAAAGACACTGGTGAGATTTATTTAGACCACAACGAAGTAAAAACGTGGAAACAAAGTGAACTGTCTAAAAAGTTATCGATTTTAAAACAAACGAATGGCATCAATCTGAAAATTACGGTTAGAGAGTTAGTTAATTTCGGCCGCTTCCCCTATAGTAAAGGTCGCTTAAAAAAAGAAGATCATGAAAAAGTTGAAGAAGCAATGGCAAATCTTGGATTGCTGGAATTAGCAGATGAACTGATCGATACATTGTCAGGTGGACAATTACAACGAGTTTATATTGCGATGGTTTTGGCGCAGGATACGGATTATATTTTACTAGATGAGCCATTGAATAATTTAGATATGAATTTTGCAGTTCAAATGATGCAGACATTACGGCGTTTGGTGGATGAATTTGGTAAAACGGTCATTATTGTACTGCATGACATCAATTTTGCGGCGAGCTATGCAGATGAAATCGTAGCAATGAAAGACGGTCGGCTGTTTACACATGGTAGTACAGATGACATTATTCAATCTGAGGTATTGAATAAACTTTATGATATGAACATCCGAATTTGTGAAATTGAAGGAAAAAGATTTTGTATGTATTTTAATTAG